Proteins co-encoded in one Lysobacter solisilvae genomic window:
- a CDS encoding BatD family protein, giving the protein MPSFRARPVVAALLALLVMALLPVSAQAQRAWLDRDQIRLGETVTLNIQSDDGGAPDYAPLARDFDLSGYSSRARLESVNGRMRQQTLFAVALRPRRAGNVVVPALRVGGSGRTSELALSVQSASAGMAGTITDTIVDTIAQATGDDDVFIRGEPDDRDPYVQQAVGWVVRLYSAAPLISGQLTQASPDGASLQQVGEDARYSRVINGRRYEVVERRYQLIPERSGEIVIPGATFEGRGTGGLFDDLFGGRGASLSAQAPATRLRVLPAPANAPQPWLPLRNLRLRYAGTPQDLRVGSAGALTIEVVADGASAAQMPELQLPPIEGVQVFAEPVQADETFRDGRPQVKLLRRFSLVPSRSGSITLSGLTMPWWDVVAGARRQATLPPMSWQVAASAGAPAAATPAPGRAARALDSLRGEGASPGAADSIGGNRGWILATLLFAALWLFTLVWGLHRRAAAHAPAAARTDRAPLPAASGTATADLRQALDTGDLGDVAQALCAMASPPARDVDDVRARLADASQRDAVDALQRARWGDGDGVGARRLLREAFARGPRWHAPVVNAPSLLPPLYPTG; this is encoded by the coding sequence ATGCCTTCATTCCGCGCGCGTCCCGTCGTCGCCGCACTGCTCGCGCTGCTGGTGATGGCGCTGCTGCCGGTTTCCGCGCAGGCCCAGCGCGCATGGCTGGATCGCGACCAGATACGGCTCGGCGAGACAGTCACGCTCAACATCCAGTCCGACGATGGCGGCGCGCCCGACTACGCACCGTTGGCGCGCGATTTCGACCTCAGCGGGTACAGCAGCCGGGCCCGCCTGGAATCGGTCAACGGGCGCATGCGCCAGCAGACGCTGTTTGCCGTCGCGCTGCGGCCGCGCCGCGCCGGCAATGTGGTGGTGCCCGCGCTGCGCGTGGGCGGCAGCGGCCGCACGTCCGAACTGGCCCTGTCGGTGCAGTCCGCGTCCGCCGGCATGGCGGGCACGATCACCGACACGATCGTCGACACGATCGCCCAGGCCACCGGCGACGACGATGTCTTCATTCGTGGCGAACCCGACGACCGCGATCCGTACGTGCAGCAGGCCGTCGGCTGGGTGGTCCGGCTGTACTCGGCCGCCCCGCTGATTTCCGGCCAGCTCACCCAGGCCTCGCCCGATGGTGCGTCGCTGCAGCAGGTGGGCGAGGACGCGCGCTATTCGCGCGTCATCAACGGTCGCCGCTACGAGGTCGTCGAGCGCCGCTACCAGCTGATTCCGGAACGCAGCGGCGAGATCGTCATCCCGGGCGCGACGTTCGAAGGTCGCGGGACAGGCGGCCTGTTCGACGACCTGTTCGGCGGGCGTGGCGCATCGCTGAGCGCGCAGGCGCCCGCCACCCGGTTGCGCGTGCTGCCGGCGCCGGCCAACGCGCCCCAGCCCTGGCTGCCCCTGCGCAACCTGCGCCTGCGCTACGCGGGCACGCCGCAGGACCTGCGCGTGGGCAGCGCAGGCGCACTGACCATCGAAGTGGTGGCCGACGGCGCCAGCGCCGCGCAGATGCCCGAACTCCAGTTGCCGCCGATCGAGGGCGTCCAGGTCTTCGCCGAGCCGGTGCAGGCCGACGAGACCTTCCGCGACGGGCGGCCGCAGGTGAAGCTGCTGCGGCGCTTCTCGCTGGTGCCTTCGCGCAGCGGTTCGATCACCTTGTCGGGCCTGACGATGCCCTGGTGGGACGTCGTCGCCGGCGCGCGCCGCCAGGCCACGTTGCCGCCGATGAGCTGGCAGGTGGCTGCGTCCGCGGGCGCACCCGCCGCCGCCACGCCCGCGCCGGGTCGGGCGGCGCGCGCGCTCGACTCATTGCGCGGGGAGGGCGCGTCGCCTGGCGCGGCCGATTCCATCGGCGGCAATCGCGGCTGGATCCTGGCGACACTGCTGTTCGCGGCCCTGTGGTTGTTCACGCTGGTGTGGGGGCTGCACCGTCGCGCCGCCGCCCACGCCCCGGCGGCTGCGCGCACGGACCGCGCGCCGCTGCCCGCCGCGTCCGGGACCGCCACGGCGGACCTGCGGCAGGCGCTGGACACCGGTGACCTGGGCGACGTCGCCCAGGCCCTGTGCGCGATGGCCAGTCCCCCGGCCCGCGATGTCGACGACGTGCGCGCGCGCCTGGCCGACGCGTCCCAGCGCGATGCGGTGGACGCCCTGCAGCGCGCACGCTGGGGCGATGGCGACGGAGTGGGCGCACGCCGCCTGCTCCGCGAGGCCTTCGCACGCGGTCCGCGCTGGCATGCGCCGGTCGTCAATGCGCCCTCGCTCCTGCCGCCGCTCTATCCCACCGGCTGA
- a CDS encoding VWA domain-containing protein — protein MNDLAALRDSVQWLHLLRPQWLWALLALPVLVLWWRRRWQSRSAWRQLVDPHLLAHLIEPGANRRSRAGLVLAVFAYVLAVLALAGPSWRQSAQPLWESRRPLVVALDLSGTMRAGDLPPSRLAQARAKLATLLQARNGGPVALVVYAGDAFTVAPLTDDAANVALFLDALDPEIMPVDGMRGDRAIEHAVALLERAGASSGDIVLMTGQVEPAAIDAARKAAGAGFRVGALGLGTAEGAPFPTAEGALGHARLEADVLQRLASAGGGAYATLTADVADLETLGVLQATTQFDGRGKDGRNGMAWQDEGYWLLPPLMLLALFAFRRRSGVALVLLAGLCLPWMPAHAQGLWRRADQAAHAQLEKGNQAYRRGDYDEAEQRYASLKDATAQYNRGNALAKAGAYPEAIAAYDQALARQPGMPDALANKGAVMALMKRKSEGEGSGAGQQGQGQRGQQPGQPGQKDARTSAGKGEGEPDERRQSPPDARQPAKSPPASPPANADDTAQRAADRAQRERMQRALQQGKGKGADAKDPARTETAQDRERRLANEAWLRRVPDDPGGLLRTKFRLEYERRQAQGRAP, from the coding sequence ATGAACGACCTGGCCGCACTGCGTGATTCCGTGCAATGGCTGCACCTGCTGCGGCCCCAATGGCTGTGGGCACTGCTGGCGTTGCCTGTGCTGGTGTTGTGGTGGCGCCGCCGCTGGCAATCGCGCAGCGCATGGCGCCAGCTGGTCGACCCGCATCTGCTCGCGCATCTGATCGAACCCGGCGCCAACCGCCGCAGCCGAGCCGGCCTGGTGCTGGCCGTGTTCGCGTACGTGCTGGCGGTGCTTGCGCTGGCCGGACCCAGCTGGCGGCAGTCCGCGCAACCGCTGTGGGAAAGCCGGCGGCCACTGGTGGTCGCACTCGATCTGTCGGGCACGATGCGCGCCGGCGACCTGCCGCCATCGCGACTGGCGCAGGCCCGCGCGAAACTGGCCACCCTGCTGCAGGCACGCAACGGCGGCCCTGTCGCGCTGGTCGTCTATGCCGGTGACGCTTTCACCGTCGCGCCGCTGACCGACGACGCGGCCAACGTCGCGCTGTTCCTGGATGCACTGGATCCCGAAATCATGCCCGTGGACGGGATGCGCGGCGATCGCGCCATCGAGCATGCCGTCGCGCTGCTCGAACGCGCCGGGGCCAGCAGCGGCGACATCGTGCTCATGACCGGGCAGGTGGAGCCCGCCGCGATCGATGCCGCGCGCAAGGCGGCGGGTGCCGGTTTCCGCGTAGGCGCGCTGGGGCTGGGTACCGCGGAAGGCGCGCCGTTTCCCACGGCGGAAGGTGCGCTGGGGCATGCACGGCTGGAGGCCGACGTCCTGCAGCGCCTGGCCAGCGCCGGCGGTGGCGCTTACGCGACGTTGACCGCGGATGTCGCCGACCTGGAAACGCTGGGCGTGCTGCAGGCGACCACGCAGTTCGACGGACGCGGAAAAGACGGACGCAATGGAATGGCCTGGCAGGACGAAGGCTACTGGCTGTTGCCGCCGCTGATGCTGCTGGCGCTGTTCGCGTTCCGCCGCCGCAGCGGGGTCGCGCTGGTGCTGCTGGCCGGCCTCTGCCTGCCGTGGATGCCCGCGCACGCGCAGGGCTTGTGGCGGCGCGCCGACCAGGCCGCGCATGCGCAGCTCGAGAAAGGCAACCAGGCCTACCGGCGCGGGGACTACGACGAAGCGGAGCAGCGCTACGCTTCGCTCAAGGATGCGACCGCGCAATACAACCGCGGCAATGCGCTGGCCAAGGCCGGCGCGTATCCGGAGGCCATCGCCGCCTACGACCAGGCCCTGGCCCGCCAGCCGGGCATGCCCGACGCGCTGGCCAACAAGGGCGCAGTGATGGCGTTGATGAAGCGCAAATCGGAGGGAGAGGGCAGCGGCGCCGGGCAGCAGGGGCAAGGCCAGCGCGGCCAGCAACCCGGGCAACCCGGTCAAAAAGACGCGCGCACATCGGCAGGCAAGGGCGAGGGCGAGCCGGACGAACGCAGGCAATCCCCGCCCGACGCCCGGCAGCCCGCGAAGTCCCCACCCGCGTCCCCGCCGGCGAACGCGGACGACACCGCCCAGCGCGCCGCCGATCGCGCGCAGCGCGAGCGCATGCAGCGCGCGCTGCAGCAGGGCAAGGGGAAGGGTGCCGACGCGAAGGACCCCGCGCGCACCGAAACCGCGCAGGACCGCGAACGCCGGCTGGCCAACGAGGCGTGGTTGCGCCGCGTGCCGGATGATCCGGGCGGCCTGCTGCGCACCAAGTTCCGGCTGGAATACGAACGCCGACAGGCACAGGGCAGGGCTCCATGA